From the Oryzias melastigma strain HK-1 linkage group LG13, ASM292280v2, whole genome shotgun sequence genome, the window ttAAGAAGGGAAGAAAATATAAGTTAATTTGTTTGTACTTATCTGCTCTCAAACTAATACAGAACCAttctgataaaaacattttttatcatgttcttgtgccatttctcTAACGActgaggacatgtataaagaaaataaagcttttctgagtatttctttgctcaaattgtcgtgaataaggagcagacgAGAGATGCCGTTTGTAAAGTAGTATTTGCGACATAGAAAACACGCTGGGTGGGTCAAAAGCTCCCTCAGCAACTCTttgcaacagggaggggaaaggggggcggggtcgctCCGCTCTAATGGTCTTGCTCACCACTCagacgaatttctaatgaacttccgCCACTTTgtagaaactgtgtcctagaaatttttgttttaatttttagctaaaaatgacaatcataactaaaagatcaCATCTCacaatgtgataaaaaaattgtaaagcttggagaaaaaaacaacttttatttctaatcttttttatgtttattgcgACATTAACTCAAATAATGAGTCACATATTTGGGAAATGTGCTACaaccaaaaaacaatttgaaaagaagGCACACATTTATAAAGTGTGATATTGACTCAAACATTTGGTTGAAatttaaacatataaatattttgttttcaaaggaAAATTATAGACTTGAACATAAAAGTGTTGTTTAATCTATTTACTAGTTATAAGCTAATCgttaaatttcaaattttcaaatcacatttttatgtttgcaatgtttatttttaattcataatagaaagaaaaatgctataaatacATGACATgtgtgtttgaatatttttttgatttattgtaatgtGCGTTTGTAATGTAGATGTCATCTTCTGGCGTTCTCCCTGTTACTATTCTGTTTTTGCACtttgtatattaaaaacataattgaaatttagaataaataaggtttttctgcttttaaatcgAGAAATCCGCGCACCTGGGCTTTTATTGTGGTAGGACACAGGTTTGATGAAAACCCTCGTTAGCATATCCGGTTAACCGATTCTGCTGCTGATGGACGTTTAAAAGCTCGGAGCGTCTTACCAACACAGTCTTCCTGTTTGTTCTCCGCCTGACATCGGAGGCACGCGTCTGTAAAAGTGTGAGGAATAAAAGTTAAAGCACCAAAGAAGCCTACATCCGTCAATCACGACAGTGTTAGCCAAGCTAGCACGGGTTAGCCGGGTGTTAAGCTAGCTGTCAAACACTTACCCATTACTTGTACCCGACAAATCGCACACGTGTCGCATTCCACGTCCCAGCTCCACATGGCCACGGCGTTCCATTTCTTCAGGGAAAACATCTTGTCACTCCCCGTCTTGGATCCTGAAGAAGTGTGAGAGAGCACCAACCCCGGCTCGTCCCCGTCGTCCATCTCGGCTCCACCGTTAGCTTAGCTAAACCAGATGGATGCTTGTTCTTACGGCGACGGCAGAGGGCGCTGTTTCTCAACATTTAGGAAACGGAAGAAACCATCTGGAGGTTTGCACCTGTTTTAGTCTATTTGCGCTGTTTTAAATGCTTTGAAGactatttatattatttaatgtgtttttgtagaacCGTGTCAGCCAAATTCTTACAAAAAGCAATATCTGAACTTTAAGGGCTtgaattttctctttaaaatgtattttgtggcACATAAACTAGGCTTTATTTAGGAATAGTCCACTGTGTTTAGCATCACAAGTTAAGTGCAAagacgcttttttttttttttttttaagcattttatcaGTTAGAAATCAGGTCACAGACAGGTCTGATTTCATAATTTATCATATTTCATTTTAGCAGATTAAGATgtgtaaaaatatgtaatttatttatgcaaatatttcatttataaataaagataaataaatattctgtatatttatataacaaTTGAGATTGAGTACAGTAAATAGTTAATCATGTTGCCTAACAGTACCATATATATGCTATTTACATTgcacaacacattaaaaacaaataaaaatgaatcctaCTTCATTAAATTTATAGTTATGTTCTTAAAACACATCCATACATATAAATACTTTCATACGTGAAGCTAAATTAGCATtcacttatttttctttctagaAGAACATCAATGATTTGCTTATTTGGTCATATTTGATTACTGAGTCAACTTTTAGGATAGACAGTCAATGCTGGGTTCAGAGACGAGTTTGTTTCCTGTAAAACCTTCCAGTTTGTAGCTGCTTTGTCATTAAACGTGTTTCTGCTTAGAGATCCACAAAGGAAGCCGTCAGTCTTCATCagatgaaacacaaacatgcacagaaCATCACGGCGACGCCTCTGGAGTCTGAAACGAGGCCTGATTCTTTTGAACAAACTTCTGAAAGTTTAATTTGGCAGGAAGTTCCTATCTTTTCACAGCAGCTGGATCCTCGAGTGTGTTGTGAGTTCACAGAGCATCTGTTGCAAAGTGTCTTCATGAAAGGGGAGCCAGACTGTTTTCTGGGAAATCACGATTTAAAGCAGTGGATACAGAACCGTTTTTGTACTTCCTGACCACTGGATTGTCAAGATCCACTTTAAtaatcttttattaaattttcaaaatgaacttttaattatgataatgccatttttagcttaaaaaaaactgttattttataGGACAGTTTttggagttcatcagaaactgagttgtgggtgggaccattgacCCCGTCCCTCACCATGTCACCTGTTTACACTATGTCCCACTATATTACACCTCCTCAATCTTAGATTACAATAGTAACAAAATATCAACcagtatcagagctatccagctttacagttttgagccgaatcccagctcagacgaggaaaactaaAACATAGATGGATCTggttgtcttcaagtggatgcatcagaatggatgtttgtggcccacccagtgtatcttctacgtcacaaatactctctttttcaaaaaaattttcccatctgctcctgattcacaaggatttaaataaaaaaaaaccctcagaattgcaattttaagcttgattttctttgtagatgtcctccatcatcagaaaaatgccacaaaaacatgctaaaaacatccTTATCATTGGAGTGGGCTGTAAATGTGACCGGGTTTCTACTTAAAGAGTCCTGCTTAAAGAGTACAAATAAATCTTTAGTATAGGAAGTCCCACCGGCTTGTGATGTTTCTCCGCCTTCAATGTTCCACCTTTATGCAAATTGACTGTTCTGGACTTCATTTTCACACAAACAGAACTGCCTAATTTGCTATGTACCTCTCTTGCCCTGTATTTTGTGAGGGGAGTTAATAGTGGGGGGACTGGTGTTTTCATCATTCCTTGAATGCAGCACAGGCAGGATCACTCAGTCAGTGGTTGTAGTCAGCACTCACAGCTCCCAGCAGTGAACCTTCAACAGAGCTGTGGATCCAGAGACTGTCGCTGCCCGGGAGAGAGTCGAGGGTCGTCTTCATTTCATCCACTGGTTCTGTCATGACCGCAAGGATTCAGGGAGCAGCTGGAAAGTTACAAACTTCTGTGTTTATGAGCAAAACAACAGGTAAGACACACGGGGGAGGCTTTGAGGCACTTTAATTGAATCCATTCAGGACAATTAAGGCTTAactgagtttttaaaatgatatatttaaCAAGaataatatctttaaaaaagaggaccggacatggaaaaaaacaaaagggagAATTCATTTAATAGCATTTAAGgcaaaatgagtttattttaaacatttactttgacGTTTTTAAGAGTGTTTAACTATAAGATAGGAGTTTTTGTAACAGTGGTATCTTcctaaaataacaacatttgatgttagaaataaattcatctttaaattgatttttaaaaagctgcatttcaaatgataaaacacaaaaatctaatgtgatgcaacaaaaaaggtTCACATTTCCTGCAAATATTtcatgcaaaattcaaagttgaTATCATCTTTGTCATTGTTGTGATGAGGTTAGGACTGCTGGTGACCACTTTACTGACTGAACAAAGTCGTGCATGAATGTAATAATGAACTGATGAGAATATAATCTGTTTTGCTGCAGTTGCCACCCtcagttacattttttccattacTACATTTTATTTCCTGGACGACCAGCCCTTGAAGAATCTAAAACTGGAattgtcaaaatgaaaatagtaaacatattttcatattttttttatcaaaaatagaaattttagcTCACCATCATCTTAGTACTAGTTGAttcatcttaataaatccttaaaaaatctgaaactaaCACTTACTTTTAGaacataaatcaaattttttgcgtccaaaatcataaaaataaatgccagTTTAACTTtactgaactttaaaataatattcttaaaattgaaccaaaaatgaCAGTGTAATGTGACTTTTTTAGGCTTAAATCTAGCTTTTCTATTGTCAAGAGTGTGGAGCAAAAGGACTTGAACtcattttaattgttattttcttattttttaatgggaCGACACATTCTCCACTGTGCTGATATTgagaaaagctttgaaaagTGTTGAGCAAAGAGAAGTTAAACAATGTTAAATCTTGTATATTACtctgaatgtctaaaaacaaaaaatgtattttatgctcttgaaaaaacaagacttaaaaacatgtatatttttatatggAGCTGTGTGGAGTTAACTGTCCAAAGTAAAAGTTTTGTAGCTTGTTGTAACTTAAACTCAGGTTCTGCGTTTGAACATAATATCCTTGATGTGAAACTCCAGCTGTCAGATCTTGAGGCGGCAGAGTCTGGGGAGCAGGTCTGACTGGATCCAGGGTTGTGTTTGTAACTGTTCACCCTGTAAATCTGAGGAAAAGGTTCCAGCCACAGTTCTGCTTCAAATTCCTTAATATATATGAGCTggaatattgttaaaaaagctTCTGTGGAGGAAGTCCAGACTCAGCCTGTGTGCAAAGAAACCTTTTAGTAGTTGAAAAATGATGTCCTGTTTTATGGATATGTTACATAGACTGAAGGTTACCATCCCCCCCCTGCCCCGCAAGGTCTCCATGGGTAATAGCAGCAGCATCCATGATGGAATTTGGGAATTCTCAGGAGTGTTTCCTCAAATAACATCCTTGTAAgcaatttaaagatttaaaagtgCACATCCTGAGCTTTTAAACCAATTGTCGATCATGGTTAAGACTTATCAAAAGGTAgtcttcacttttttaaaccattttccaATCAGAACATGTCTGAATATAGAATAAAAGTGCAattggataaaaataaaactggaaaaggaGAAAGATCATTTTGCAGAGCTGGAAGCTGTCAGGTGTTTCACTGAAGCAGGTGAAGAGACCAACTCTTGCAGCAAATTCCTCAAAGATGAGAAGAGACAGAATCACCTTCTGCTGGAGTTTCTTCTCAtagacatttttagttttttaagttttgttcagTTTCCTTTAGGcccttaaatttaaatgttttcagaacaTCGTGTACAGAATGAGGCAAAACCTTTTATTGTCCCCCTATTCTCtgttttcacttcatttttatcGGCAGTTCCTGCAAGAACTCCATAGATCTTCAGTGCTGAGGGAGTGTGGAACTCATCCGGTGTATTTAGCcccttttttttgcagcaacaTCTGTATTGAAGCATTGCCTTTTGTCATGGCTTCTTCAAAGTTTAAAGAGATAGATGCAAAGTCATCCTGCATTCATGTGAAATATATTAGTCTCTGAGCATCTTTAATCCAATAAAGCATTCAAAGATGAGGATGAAATTCAACTGTGTGGTTTTTTGGTTTCTCCAAAGtcaaatatttgatgtttttacccCTCCTGCTCCTGGATATTTGActggaaagtttgttttttttttctgtcagggGCGATGCTGAGGGTCAGGAGGGCCTTCTGGTTGGTACTGGGCATGCTCAGTCTGTCCCTGCTGCTGGTGGTGCTGGGAATCTACACAACAACCATCACAGAGAGCGTGATTGTGACCGGCTACAGCTCTGGAGTCATTGTGAGTGTTCTTGTGTCGCTGATGTGTTGGTTTTTGTGCTAGTCATGTGACTGCAGACGACCCCGATCATGCCTGGTTTGTGGCTCCCAGCGGGAAGGTCTCAAACATCCCCAGCATGTGGTGTTCATTATGGAATTAAAGCAGCAATCCATCCCGATGCTGCAGCCATAAATGCTCTCACTGTAGTCCTGCAGGTGTTCGCTTGGAAGAGTGTAACAGCAGTGATGGACAGTTATACAACGGACACTTGTTGGGCTTTCCAACTGTTTTAAGCTGaaagacaatattttattttccggGAACCGATGATAAGTTAgccacaaaaatagaaaaaaagtcacacgTAATTCCAAAGTGTTCATCAAAGTTTTCCTTTGTATAGGTGAAAAAATCTGTCCTTAGAACAAGTAGTCTTGTAGGGTTTCTTACAACAAAGTTGTGATGTTCTGCCCttttagatcaaaataaaatcttgaaattaAAGCTGCAAGTGATGCTGCCCTTCCCCGCCCCCTTTTGCCCCGCCTTCACATGGCTGAGCGAAGGCTATACTCTCTTCAGTCTTCCCTTCTGCTCTGGTCAGAACTGTATGAGACAAATTCattgaaaaacaagcaaaaaaaatctcaacataGTGACATTTCTGTCACTATGACTCAACAAGATATTTACGATTTTAAATGAGTCATTACATCTGAACAAAAAGTAACTACAAAGTTCTGTGTTATTTCAAGTGAAATAACTGGAAAGTAGATGAGAATACTTGATGGAATTGTATCCTTTCTCAGTGTATAGAATATCCAGTGCattaaaatcacaaaggaaGTTCTGATCTTGCCTTTCCACTCATCATTGGGACTAATCATTAAGTGTGTGatggttttaattaaaatgaagttCATGTTTGTGGATTGCATAACTCTTCCTTTATGATATTTCACACTCTGCAGCTGACCCTTGGCTGTTTTCTGGGACTCCTGGGACTCCTCCTGGACGAGAACCGCCAGCAGCTGGTACAGTATGAGCGCACAGGCCTCCTCTCCACCAACACACAAcactaaaacacatttcttttttcatttaattcattGCACGGTGGAGCCTGCTCGGTGAGCCcatagagtgaaaatgttcatgcctCACCTGCACCCCCCTTCAGATTCATCTGCTCCTCTCTATGAAGGACAACTCAAAAACCAATGGCATCCATAGGGGTCAACCCCCCCCATCCGGGTGGATGTGACTAAGTTCGCAGATGTATAGAAGATATCTCTTTTAAAGAGCTCCAATGCaagatttacaacttttaagaGCATCTCAGCAGGACACATTTTCATGAACTTGTGGGATTTGtcgtttcctgatggatttattcatatttatgagtTCATGAGGATAGCTTCTTTGTGTTGTGAGATCAAGctgatcatcagaaaataaaaatatatccacttttgacttttattctgCTGTCACCTAAAGTGCCTTTTAAATAATCTGAGGCCTTCTATCATGTTCCAGATGGAGGTTTCTCCTTCCTGCCTCCATTGTTTCTTCTTAAAGATCAAACTACTACTGAAATGATGACACGCCTGACTGCACTCATCATGATCctatttgttcatttcttttatacgtctattaaatgaaaaaagcaccCCCATGTGCTAGGACTGTGCCAAGTTTCCCGTCCAGCTTCTCCAACAAACATCTTATTGATCAACTTAGAGAGGTTGTAGAGGCGTCATTTATTAGAGCTGCAGGCATCAGACAACCTTCCATGAAATCCTATTCCAAAGCTCTGATACAGTTTGACAAATGTGGGATAAAAGTGTAGTTCTGATTATGTCTGAGCAGGTTGGTGGCTAAAATCTTTGTCTAGGACGTTCTTTAGAGACACTTTCAGGTTGTAGAAAGAGTTTATGAGGTCCATAAAAAAGCctgagttttattattattattattgtaacttttttgaACCACAAGTAGTGTTGGAAGTATCAATATTAAGAaggtaatgcatttttttatttaaagtcccttTTACCCTGAACCAATCCCCCACTTTGTCCAATGTTTGTGTTAGTCTCAGATATGGCTTCTTCTTTACCACTCTGCCCTGAAGATCAGCATCCTGAAGTCGCCTCTGAACTGTAGATGCTGACACTGGTGTTTTGCAGGAACCATTTAATGAAGGAAGACTTTAATTGAGGACATGTGAGGCGCCTTTTCCTTAAACTGAAAACTCTAATACTTCTTCTTGCTCAGTTGGGCAGCGGGACCGCCCACTTCTCTTTCTATTCTgttagagcctgtttgtgctgttctctaaagagagTAGGGCATTGAATAGCCttcatttttaagaacaatAAAAGACGGTCATGTTTCACATTAAAGTTCTCTTTTTCTGGCCATTTTGAGCATTTCAGCTACCTCACAAATGTGATGCTCCAGATACTCGTACTACTCAAAGGAAGGTCAGTTTAAGAGCTTCTCTAATCAGCCAAACTGTTTTCAGCTGTGCTAATATGATTTCACAAGAGTTTCTTATTCATCTGTCAGCCTTCAAATAGCAAACACATTGTACAGTTAGGACCCTGGAGTGATAGTTGCTGGGCCTCTAGTCACCTGTGCTGATAATGCAGCAAAACCCAGACATTTACAGGtagaattgtcattttttttcaaccttttacCATATTAATGGTGTATATAGGTTATTTCTGACTAGTTTAAAGTTATCTTCActggaagaaaaatgttatttttccttttaagaaaACCAGCTCACTGGCCTTgcggtagagtgtccgccctgagattggaaggtcgtgggttcaaatcccggctgagtcataccaaagactgtaaaaatgggacccagtgtctccctgcttgacactcagcattaagggttggattgggagttaaaccaccaaatggttcccgagtgcgcctgtgtctgcagctcactgctcccccaggggatgggtcaaatgcagagaacaatcTCCCATCACTAACCACAAGTGTTTATTGAGTTTGATGGTCAACCACAAAGAAGGAAAGGTGATAACCTTCTTCGTTCTTCAGGATGGGAACTTTTCAGGTTGGACGTCAtcgtcataaaaaaaaaaaatctataagaattttaatttgaaatcccacggtatttgatttttatcagaTTACAAACAACTGAGGCATTTTAAGAGATATTTTATTAGTGGAATTTGGAACATGTGTAAATTCCTGCAACATGAAAGTGAGTTTGTGTGATCTCCACCAGGAGAAACCCAGCAAACGCTTCCAGAAGTTTTTGGAAACTTTATAAATTgctgtttgtaattttttttactaaagcttTTGCCAGAGGAGCATCAATccaatgtttgtttctcagaTCAGAACTCATTCGTTCAAACATGAACCTAAAAACCGTTGCAAACAGATAACAGACGGTCTGGTCAAGGCGGCGTGTTGGTTTGATGCTGCTGATAGTGGAGTCAAAGCAGGTcaagtggaaaaacaaacaggatgGAGTTTACAGTGGCAGAAAACCAGAACTGTTGGAGTTTAtgttcctcctgctgc encodes:
- the rnf7 gene encoding RING-box protein 2; this translates as MDDGDEPGLVLSHTSSGSKTGSDKMFSLKKWNAVAMWSWDVECDTCAICRVQVMDACLRCQAENKQEDCVVVWGECNHSFHNCCMSLWVKQNNRCPLCQQDWVVQRIGK